The region GCTTGATCATGTGCTGCCGCTGGCAGGGCCGGGCATTCTCACAGGAACAATCATCGGGGTAGCCCAGGCACTTGGCGAAACCGCACCGCTTATCATGATCGGGATGGTGGCATTCATCGTTGATGTGCCGACATCGATCACCTCGCCCGCGACCGCCTTGCCGGTGCAGATTTTCATCTGGTCGGACAGCGCCGAGCGCGCGTTTTATGAGAGATCATCCCTTGCCATTGTGTTTCTGTTGATGTTTCTCATTTTGATGAACCTGTCTGCTGTGCTGCTGCGGCGGAAACTTGAAAAGAAGTGGTAGGCCGATGACCCGAGCTGAAGAAAACCCCGTCAAGATCAAGGCACGTGATGTCAGTGTCTTTTACGATGATAAAAAAGCGCTGAAAAATGTGTCTCTGGATATCAGTGAAAATACGGTGACCGCGTTTATCGGGCCTTCCGGTTGCGGCAAGTCAACCTTTCTGCGGTGTTTCAACCGAATGAACGACGTCATCCCGAGTGCCCGGGTAGAGGGGTCGATCCTGATGGGGGATCTTGACCTGAACAGCAAGGATATTGATCCGGTCCTGCTCCGTGCCCAGGTCGGGATGGTATTCCAGAAACCGAACCCCTTCCCCAAATCGATTTATGAAAACGTTGCCTATGGCCCGCGAATCCATGGTCTGGCCTCAAGCCGGGATGAAATGGATCATATCGTCGAAGACAGCCTCAAGAAGGCCGGGCTCTGGCAGGAAGTGGCAGACCGCCTCCATGACAAGGCAACCGGTCTTTCCGGTGGCCAGCAGCAGCGGCTCTGCATCGCCCGGGCCATTGCCATCAACCCGAGCGTTCTTCTGATGGATGAGCCGTGCTCGGCTCTTGACCCCATCGCCACCGCCGTCATCGAAGAGCTGATACATAACCTCCGGCAGCGCTACAGTATCATCATTGTGACTCATTCCATGCAGCAGGCGGCGCGGGTTTCACAGAAAACAGCCTATTTTCATCTTGGCGAACTCATCGAACATGGAGATACTAGAAGGATCTTCATGAATCCTGAACACGAGCAGACAGAAGCCTATATTTCAGGCAAGATCGGATAGAAAAGGATACCCTTACCGATGGAACGAGAGCATATCAGCAGTGCATTTGATGAAGAGCTTTCCGAGCTTAACCAGCTTGTATATTCTCTTGGCGGCATGGTCCTTTCGCAAGTGCAGGGGGTCGTTGCGCTTCTCGGGGACGGGGATGAGAAGGCCCTTCAAAGCCTCATCAAAAACGATGAGAAACTCGATGAGCTTGATGCGGAAATCAACATCAAAGCCTATGAGATCATTGCGGTCCGCTCACCGATAGCCGAAGATCTGCGCAAGGTTATCGTTGCGCTCAAAATGTCAGGCATGCTGGAGCGGGTGGGTGATTTTGCCGCCAATATCGCCAAACGCGGGCTGATCATCTCCGAAAGTGAACGTGCCGCCCTCTTCATGGACATGATCCGCAGCCTCGGGGAGGAAGTATCTACCACCCTGATTGAAGTGATTGATGCCTATCGACATGGTGATATCAAGAAAGCCATGGCGGTCTGGTCGGGTGATGTGGAGATCGATGCCCGCTATATGGAGTTTTACAAGGAAATCATCCTGGCCATGGAAAAGGATTCAGGCCTCATTACGGCGGGAACCCATGCGCATTTCGCGCTCAAGAATTTCGAACGCATCGGTGATTACGCCACCGGCATTGCCGAGCTTGTCTATTTTCTCAATACAGGCGGGTATCCGGAAGACGACAGGCCCAAGGCCAGCCTGGGTGAAGACTAGTTCCGGCAGGTCAATCGCGCCATGTTTATGCGCGCCGGCCATGGTGCCGCCGCCCACGCGTTTTTCATCTCCCGGATTGATCGGGGGAAATTTCACCTTATGATGAAACCACGTTTTGTTTGTTCATCCCGAGGGCCTTTATACCGATCATGACCGATAACCATCTCTACGATTTGATTTTTGCCCGCCATGAAGAAAACGCCTCGCCTTTTCTCCGGACCGAAAAGGACGTCTATTCACGCGCGGATTTCACCGCTCTCGTCAATCGTCTGGGGAATACGCTGATCGATGCCGGGCTCGCGCCGGGCGGGCGGGTTGCGATGCAGGTGGAAAAATCCGTGCCTGCTTTTGCGCTTTATGCCGCCACCATCAAGGCTGGCGGAGTATTTCTGCCGCTCAATACCGGATACACTACTTCGGAGCTTGAATATTTCATCGGGGATGCCACCCCGACGGTGCTGGTTGCAGGGCCTGAAGATGCGGCAAAGCTTACCCCGCTTGCCGAAGCTGTTGATGCGAGGCTGTTCACGCTTGACGCCGAAGGCAGGGGAAGTCTTGCCGATGCGGCGGCGGCGGCAAACCCCGACATGGATAGCATCCCGCGAGGGGCAGATGATCTGGCAGCCATTCTCTATACATCCGGGACAACCGGCCGCTCCAAAGGGGCGATGCTGACCCATCGCAATCTCAGCTCGAACACCGAAGCGCTGGCAGAGACATGGAAGTTCACCGAGGATGATATCCTGCTTCATGCACTGCCCATCTATCACACCCATGGGCTTTTTGTTGCCGGCAATCTTCTGGCCATGACCGGCGGGCAGATGATCTACCTTTCCCGGTTTCAGATAGACACGGTGCTGGGCCATCTTGCCAGGGCGACCACGATGATGGGCGTGCCGACCTTTTACACCCGGCTTCTGGCGGATGGCCGGTTTTCCCGCGCCATGGTGGCGCATATGCGGCTCTTTATTTCTGGCTCGGCGCCATTGCTGGCGGAAACACATCTTGAGTTTGAACGCCGCACCGGCCGACGTATTCTTGAACGCTACGGGATGACGGAAACAGGCATGAACACATCCAATCCCTATGAAGGGGAACGCCGTGCCGGCACGGTGGGGATGGCGCTACCCGGGGTGTCGGTCCGGATTGTCGATGCCGAGAGCACCGCGATCGTGCCAAAGGGAGAGATCGGCATTATCGAGGTGAAGGGAGACAACGTCTTTTCCGGGTATTGGCAGATGCCGGATAAAACGGCGGAATCCTTTCGTGAAGATGGCTATTTCATCACCGGCGATATGGGGATGGAGGATGCGGATGGCTATATCACCATTGTTGGCCGCGACAAGGACCTCATCATCTCCGGCGGGCTGAATGTTTATCCCAAGGAAGTCGAGGAAGCGATCAATGCGCTGCCCGGGGTGACGGAAACGGCGGTCATCGGGGTGCCGCATCCCGATTTCGGCGAAGGTGTCGTCGCGGTGGTGGTTCGGGACGGCGCCATCGAGGCGGATGATATCAAACGCGGGCTCGTTGACACCCTGGCGGCGTTCAAACAGCCCAAACATGTCATTTTCATGGATGCGCTGCCCCGCAACAGCATGGGCAAGATAAAGAAGGCCGATCTCAGAAAGACCCATGAAAACCTGTTCAAGAGCTAGGATTTGAGCTGCTGCGCCAGAAGGCGGGCGACATGCAGCGCTTTGCGGCCCGTGCCATCGCTGATCTGGCAGCGGCAGGATGTGCCATCCGCGAGCAGGATGGTTGCCGCCGCCGCTTCCCTGATCCGGGGCAGCAGCTTTTCTTCGGCCATGGCCATGGAGATATCATAACTCTCCGCGCCATAGCCGAATGCTCCGGCCATGCCGCAACAACTGGTCTCAATGGTTTCAACCGACAGCCCCTCGATCCAGCCGAGCACCTCTTCAACCGGCCGCATGACATTGAACGCCTTCTGGTGGCAATGCCCATGCAGAAGGGCCGTTGCTTCAAGAGGGGCAAGTGGCAGGGGCGGCGCATCGGCGGCCAGCAGTTCTTCAAACATTACCGCCGCCCGGGCCAGGGCTTCCGCATCCTTGCCCGGAAGAAGGGACGGCACTTCATCCTTGAGGGCCATGAGGCAGGAAGGTTCAAGCCCGACAATGGGGATTCCGGCGGCCGCATAAGGGGCGTAGGTTTCGATCAGCCTCCTTGCTTCTTCGCGTGCCTTGTCCAGCATGCCGACAGACACATAAGTCCGGCCACAGCAGAGCGGCCGACTGCTGGCATCTGATGGGACCGGGGCAAAGATCTGATAGCCGGCGGCATTGAGCACGCGAACAGCATCGCGAAGGTTTTCCGGCTCAAAATAACGGCTGAAGGTATCGGCGAAGAGTATAACAGGTTTCCGGCTTTCGGGGTTGCCGGGAAGTTCACGGTCACGGAAGATGTCGCGGCGCCATCGGGGCAGCGCCCGGCGGGAAGCAAATCCGGCAATTTTCTCCGACAGGAAAGCAAGGCCGGGCAATCTGTCTCGCAGGTTTAAAACTGGTGCCAGCCGGGCCGCCAATGGTGCATAGCGCGGCAGATGACCGATGAGGTGATCGCGAAAGGAAAAGCCCTTGTTGCGGGCACGCAGCGCGGTGATTTCAATCTTCATTCGAGCCATATCCACCCCGGTCGGGCATTCACGGCGGCAAGCCTTGCAGGAAACGCAAAGGCTCATCGTCTCTGCCATCGCATCGCTGGCAAGGGCATCCGGCCCGAGTTGTCCCGACATGGCAAGCCTGAGTGAATTGGCGCGGCCGCGGGTTGTATCACGTTCATCCCGCGTGACCCGGAAGGATGGGCACATGACGCCGCCTTCAAGTTTGCGGCAGGCACCGTTATTGTTGCACATTTCAACCGCACCCTGGAATCCGCCCGCCGCACCCGGCCAGGCGGACCAGTCAAGCTGGGTTGGAAAATCTTTCACATGATACCCCGGCGCAAAGCGGAAAAGAGACCGGTCATCCATCCGGGGGGCGTCGACAATCTTCCCCGGGTTGAAGATACCAGCCGGATCAAAGAGGGTTTTGACCTCGTGGAAGAGGTTGATCATGGTATCGCCGAACATCTCCTGATGAAATTCGGACCGGACGATGCCATCGCCATGCTCACCGGAATGCGATCCCTTGAGGCGGCGCACAAGGGCAAAAGCCTCCCCGGCAATGGCACGCATCGTGGCGACATCGTCGGCGATTTTCATGTTCAGGACGGGCCGGACATGCAGGCATCCCACCGAGGCATGGGCATACCAGGTGCCTCTGGTGCCGTATTTTTCGAAAATCGAAGTGAGCCCTGCGGTGTATTCCGCCAGATCTTCGAGCCGGACCGAACAGTCCTCGACAAAAGACACCGGCTTGGCCTCATCCTTCATGGACATCATGATATTGAGCCCGGATTTGCGCATTTCGGTAATTCTGGCCTGATCCCCGGTATTTTCGAGGATAACCACGCCGCCCCTGTGTTCGGCCGGCTTGTCCCAGGCAAAGCCGAGATCGCCCATCATTGTTTCAAGGGCGTCCATGCGCCGGCGGTTTTCCTCAAGGCTGTCCTCGGCAAATTCAACCACCAGAAGTGCCGCCGGGTCTCCCCTGACGAAATCCCTGACCGTCTCATGGAAAAGCGGGATTGATCTTGCCAGACGGATCATCGTGTCATCGATGAGTTCAACGGCAATCGGGTCCAGTTTGACAAGGTGCTGGGCGGCATCCATGGCTTTGTAGAAACTTGGGAAATGACAGACCCCCATGATCTTGCGTCCGGGCAGGGGCGAGAGTTTCAGCTCAATCGCGGTGGAATAGGCAAGCGTGCCTTCGGAGCCGACCAGAAGATGGGCAAGATTGATCCCGTCCCCTTTTCTGCCGCCGGGGCGCATCGCCATGGCGTCAGGGATGAGCGCGTCGATATTATAGCCGCCAACCCGGCGCAGCAGGTCAGGAAACGTATCAAGAATATGTGCCGCGTTATCCGCGCCAAGACGCAGCAAGGCGGGCAGGAAATCATCAATGCCGGAAGTGCCGAGATCGAGGGCGCCGAAACGGGCCTGCCTTCCATCGGCAAGGATCGCCTCGATGGCGGTCACGTTATCGCGCATGATCCCGTAACGGATGGATCTGCCGCCGCAGGAATTATTCCCGGCCATGCCGCCTATGGTGGCCCGGCTCGAGGTTGAAACATCCACCGGAAACCAGAGTCCATGCGGCTTCAACTGGCGGTTTAGCGTATCAAGGACGATGCCGGGTTCAACAAGGCATCGCCTGTTCTCAACGTCGAGTTCAAGAATTCGGTTAAGGTATTTCGTGTTATCCAGCACAAGAGCTTCGTTCACCGTCTGCCCGCATTGGGAGGTGCCGCCGCCCCGGGGCAGGATCGCCATTCCCCTGGTGCGGGCAAAATCAATGACCGCCGCGATATCCTCAACACTTTTCGGGATCACCACCCCCTGGGGCATCATCTGATAAATCGAGGCATCGGTGGCGTAGCGTCCACGATTGAAGGCATCATCAAAGACGTCTCCTTCAAGGGCGCGATCAAGGGTGTTGAGATCATGAACCATTTGCGAAACCCTTTGGCCGGGACAGGCTTGAAACCCGGAATGATTACAATCTATACTCTGACCCGAAATACG is a window of Alphaproteobacteria bacterium LSUCC0684 DNA encoding:
- a CDS encoding FAD-binding and (Fe-S)-binding domain-containing protein; this encodes MVHDLNTLDRALEGDVFDDAFNRGRYATDASIYQMMPQGVVIPKSVEDIAAVIDFARTRGMAILPRGGGTSQCGQTVNEALVLDNTKYLNRILELDVENRRCLVEPGIVLDTLNRQLKPHGLWFPVDVSTSSRATIGGMAGNNSCGGRSIRYGIMRDNVTAIEAILADGRQARFGALDLGTSGIDDFLPALLRLGADNAAHILDTFPDLLRRVGGYNIDALIPDAMAMRPGGRKGDGINLAHLLVGSEGTLAYSTAIELKLSPLPGRKIMGVCHFPSFYKAMDAAQHLVKLDPIAVELIDDTMIRLARSIPLFHETVRDFVRGDPAALLVVEFAEDSLEENRRRMDALETMMGDLGFAWDKPAEHRGGVVILENTGDQARITEMRKSGLNIMMSMKDEAKPVSFVEDCSVRLEDLAEYTAGLTSIFEKYGTRGTWYAHASVGCLHVRPVLNMKIADDVATMRAIAGEAFALVRRLKGSHSGEHGDGIVRSEFHQEMFGDTMINLFHEVKTLFDPAGIFNPGKIVDAPRMDDRSLFRFAPGYHVKDFPTQLDWSAWPGAAGGFQGAVEMCNNNGACRKLEGGVMCPSFRVTRDERDTTRGRANSLRLAMSGQLGPDALASDAMAETMSLCVSCKACRRECPTGVDMARMKIEITALRARNKGFSFRDHLIGHLPRYAPLAARLAPVLNLRDRLPGLAFLSEKIAGFASRRALPRWRRDIFRDRELPGNPESRKPVILFADTFSRYFEPENLRDAVRVLNAAGYQIFAPVPSDASSRPLCCGRTYVSVGMLDKAREEARRLIETYAPYAAAGIPIVGLEPSCLMALKDEVPSLLPGKDAEALARAAVMFEELLAADAPPLPLAPLEATALLHGHCHQKAFNVMRPVEEVLGWIEGLSVETIETSCCGMAGAFGYGAESYDISMAMAEEKLLPRIREAAAATILLADGTSCRCQISDGTGRKALHVARLLAQQLKS
- the pstB gene encoding phosphate ABC transporter ATP-binding protein PstB, whose translation is MTRAEENPVKIKARDVSVFYDDKKALKNVSLDISENTVTAFIGPSGCGKSTFLRCFNRMNDVIPSARVEGSILMGDLDLNSKDIDPVLLRAQVGMVFQKPNPFPKSIYENVAYGPRIHGLASSRDEMDHIVEDSLKKAGLWQEVADRLHDKATGLSGGQQQRLCIARAIAINPSVLLMDEPCSALDPIATAVIEELIHNLRQRYSIIIVTHSMQQAARVSQKTAYFHLGELIEHGDTRRIFMNPEHEQTEAYISGKIG
- a CDS encoding AMP-binding protein translates to MTDNHLYDLIFARHEENASPFLRTEKDVYSRADFTALVNRLGNTLIDAGLAPGGRVAMQVEKSVPAFALYAATIKAGGVFLPLNTGYTTSELEYFIGDATPTVLVAGPEDAAKLTPLAEAVDARLFTLDAEGRGSLADAAAAANPDMDSIPRGADDLAAILYTSGTTGRSKGAMLTHRNLSSNTEALAETWKFTEDDILLHALPIYHTHGLFVAGNLLAMTGGQMIYLSRFQIDTVLGHLARATTMMGVPTFYTRLLADGRFSRAMVAHMRLFISGSAPLLAETHLEFERRTGRRILERYGMTETGMNTSNPYEGERRAGTVGMALPGVSVRIVDAESTAIVPKGEIGIIEVKGDNVFSGYWQMPDKTAESFREDGYFITGDMGMEDADGYITIVGRDKDLIISGGLNVYPKEVEEAINALPGVTETAVIGVPHPDFGEGVVAVVVRDGAIEADDIKRGLVDTLAAFKQPKHVIFMDALPRNSMGKIKKADLRKTHENLFKS
- the phoU gene encoding phosphate signaling complex protein PhoU, producing MEREHISSAFDEELSELNQLVYSLGGMVLSQVQGVVALLGDGDEKALQSLIKNDEKLDELDAEINIKAYEIIAVRSPIAEDLRKVIVALKMSGMLERVGDFAANIAKRGLIISESERAALFMDMIRSLGEEVSTTLIEVIDAYRHGDIKKAMAVWSGDVEIDARYMEFYKEIILAMEKDSGLITAGTHAHFALKNFERIGDYATGIAELVYFLNTGGYPEDDRPKASLGED